In candidate division KSB1 bacterium, the sequence GCCTGCAGCCATTTGTGGGGACTGGCCGCGTAGAAATCGATCCCCATTTCCTGAAGATTGACATCCACCATTCCGACAGCCTGAGCGCCGTCGACTGCGATATACTGGACGCCTTTTTCCCTGGCCATTTCGGCGAGCTCTTTTACCGGGTAGCGAATTCCCACCAAATTGTCGATATGCGGAAAAACAACCACCCGCGTCTTTTCCGAAATATTTCTTGCATAAATATCAACAATATCGTCTCTGGATAAATTCGGTACTTCTTGAATTGGAAACTCGAACTTCTTTACCGAAAACTCTTTTTCTTTGGCATAGTGAAACCAGCATTGGCCTGCACCGGCATGGTTCAGGGAGCTGAAAACGACTTCATCCCCGGCTTTTAAAGGAAGGCCGCTGGCAAGTAAATTAAAACCCTCAGTCGTGTTGTGGGTAAAGGCGAGCTCATCCGCGCTGCATCCCACAAATTTAGCAACTTTCTCACGCGTTTCTGCAAGTGCTTTTGCCCAGGGCTCACCCCACATATAAAGCCACGGATTTGATTCACACAGCTTTAAGTAGCCGGTATGTGCTTCATGGATAACCCTTGGAATTGTGCCGATCGAACCATGATTAAAATAGGTAATTTCAGGATTCAACAGGTATTGACGTCGCAGGTTTGCAAAATATTCACCTTTATTGTTCTGCTTTTCTAATCTCAATAAATTGTTGGCAAACACAGTTTGGATTGAGGAGAGTGTTGTGAGTGCCGTCACGGCCGTTATTCCGGAGCTTGCCTGTTTTAAAAAATCTCTTCTTTTCATAGGAATTCCTTTTAACCGATCGCTAATTTGTTTGATTTCCAATGCAATACAAATAATCCGAGGTTCGTATAAAGATCTTGGAATCGGCAACTGCCGGAGATGAGATTGTGTAGCTGCCGTCAAGTTCGTTGGTAGACAACAACTTGAATTTTGGACCGGCGGCCAATACGGTCGTAACTGCTTTTTCAT encodes:
- a CDS encoding aminotransferase class V-fold PLP-dependent enzyme; this translates as MKRRDFLKQASSGITAVTALTTLSSIQTVFANNLLRLEKQNNKGEYFANLRRQYLLNPEITYFNHGSIGTIPRVIHEAHTGYLKLCESNPWLYMWGEPWAKALAETREKVAKFVGCSADELAFTHNTTEGFNLLASGLPLKAGDEVVFSSLNHAGAGQCWFHYAKEKEFSVKKFEFPIQEVPNLSRDDIVDIYARNISEKTRVVVFPHIDNLVGIRYPVKELAEMAREKGVQYIAVDGAQAVGMVDVNLQEMGIDFYAASPHKWLQAPKGTGLLYIRKELQSHLKPMWVTWGQERWQGSVRIFEDYGTRNLAATLTLGNAVDFQTKLNSKGAEQRRKELRDTFYQALKNNSKFIWRSPLDPDLATSLYTVELKETSSRALFKEMFEKHGYVFRPFESENWNAVRLSLNVFNTFEEIDRFNKLAG